From the Rhizomicrobium palustre genome, the window GTTCCAGCCCGCGCATTTTCATCAAGCCGAATTCCCAGCGATCAAGCGCCACCACGCTGTCGTGAAAGGCAGCCTCGAACAAGGGCAGGCGGTCGGCGGCGCCGAACAAGAGGCGCACTTCGTCTGGCGTCGGCGTGTAGGGGGCGAAATAGATCGCCTGGCGCTCCGGGGGCCAATATCCGCCGAAGCGGTTCGCCTTCGGCTTTTCCCAGATGGCCATGACATGCGCCTGCGCTGTGCCATGAGAGTAATGGGCGACGGGCGCGCTCCAGGCGGTGACGTTCTCCGATCCCTGCAGCAGATCGAAACGGGAGAGGGCCAAGTCGAGCCGGGCCAAGCGGTGGGCGCGGTCTTTGGCTTTGGTCATGAGGTGGCCGGGGGTGAAATCGTTGTAGAAATCTCCGAAGGCATCGACATCGATGAAGACTTGGCTGGCACCTTCGGCGCGGTGATCGCGATAGCGTTCTGCCGGAACGAATGGCGTGCGTTGGGCGATTGCCTCACTGGACATCTCGCAGCCGCGATTGGCAAAGCCGGGAACAAGTTTGCCTTGCGCATCGTGCAAGCAGCCTGAGGGATAAAGGTCATCAGGCCATATCGCGGCGGGGCTGTCGGCGGTTTTCGCGGGCTGACCATTCTCGAAGGCGTCGTAAGGCCCGGCGAGATAGCCCTCGGTATAGGCTTTTTTCAGATAGGCCGGGCCAACGAGATGCTTGTCGCTGTGCGGGTCCTGGTCGTAGCTGAGGACGATGCGTTCGATACCGAGCTTTTTCAGATCGTCGAGAAAGGCAAGGTCGCGCCCGTCGCCCCAGACATAGGCATGCGGAGCGCCGAACAGCCGGGGCAGGTTGGTCACGGCCTTATCGGCAAAGGATTTGAACTGGCCATGTTCTTTGAGGAGCCTGCGGTAGAACAGGGCGGGCGCCAGCGGATTGGGTTTGCCGATATCGACATGCAGATCGATGGTTTCGGCGCCATCGGCGAAATCATGGACCAATTCTGCTTGCAGACCGTCTTTGTTTTGCAGGCACAGTTTCGATTGAAAGCCGTCGTCCAGCGCATAGGTGAGGGCATGGGTCTCGCTTATGTGGCTCCAGGCAGGAAAGGAAAGCAGCGTGGTGCCGCCAAGACATCTGCGGCGATGATAGACGTTTTGCCAGAAGGGATCATTCACCTGATAGGCCATGCCTTCGCCATCTGGGATCGACCATGTGCCCGATGCGACTTGCGGCATGGCCCAGGACAGAGAGGTGCCGGGTTTGCCCGAAATGATCAGGTGCAGGCCCGTGCCTTCTGCCGAGACATGAAACTCTCGGCCCTCAACATCGCTCCAACGCCAGCCTTGGCCTTCGGCGGTGACTGTGACGGATTCCGGCGCATGCAGTGGCGGCATAATTTGAAGAGGTGATGGTGCGGTGGCCCGGATCTCTAAGCTCGCTGGATCTATGGTGTAGGTGTTCGATCCCGCCTGGAGCTGAAGCGGGGCCGCAGGGGCCGGTATCGCGAGGCAGGCCCCGATCAGAACCGCACTTCCAACTCGCATGGTCACCTGTTTCACGAGAACTGCTCCTCTGCTGATCGGGCTTAAACTAGCTGTATTTACATCGCGCTTCTCACCAGCTTATCCTCGCACGTAATAGGTGATGTCGTGACAAGTGCGACCCTGGGTAATGGTTTTGTGCCGGCCTGGACGGTGCAGCTGGACTTGCCGCACATACCCAAAAGCGAGAGCGCCCGATGTTCGATTTGGCTGATGTGAAGTATGTGCGGCGTATCACGGTCGGGAGTTCCGATCCCGAAAAACGCATGACGGAAGAGGAGGCAGCCCAGGCGATGGCGTTCCTCAATCGCTGTCTGAGCGAGGGCCAGCTTATCGGCTTGGAGAAATCCTTCTCCGTCTTCAACATCGATGAAGAGCAGGTGGTGGTGCAGGCGGTCATCTATCATGTCGGCTTCACCCGCCGTCCGCAGTGGATGCCGGAGGAATCGTAAAGCTCCAAAAGGGTCAGCGCGCCCCCGCCGCCAGTAGATGTCCGCGCTCTGATTAACGCGATGCCGCCGCGCGTGCCGATGAAGCCGGTGGGGCGGTGAGGACATACCGCCCCTCGCGGTCCATCGCACCTATCATCATCGCTAGGCTTTCCATCAACGCGGCGGTGTCGCGTTTGCGGGGGTGGCGGTTCAAAACGCCTAAGCGGTTTGTGCGCGTGATGGTGGTGTGGCCGATGTGCAGGTGATGGCGCCAGAGTTCTTTTCGCACGCGCGGGGAGCGCCATTTGAGGGCGCGGATGATGGCGTCCGATGTCGCCCAATCGAGCGCACCCATCGCATAGAGGTCACCGAGGGCGCGGATCAGTTTGGCGGTTTCAAGCTGGGCAGGGCGGTAGCTGCTGGCATTGCATTTGGTCTCGGTTATCAAGACCCGCCAGCCGATCAGGCCGCGGCGGATGAAGAGCCCGTCTATGCCATGTCCGCCCGCATCGATTTTGGAGGGGAGCTGGCGCCAGCCTTGCTGGGTGAGGATCGCCGCCGTCAGAAGCTCGCCGAAATCGCCTTTGACTTGGCCATGCCCCAGGAAGCGCACCCGCGCCTCGGTCCAGCGGGCAGGGGGCGATAGCGCGATGCGGGCCCAGAAAAGGACCAGCGCGGCGGTAGCGCCCAAAAACGCTGCAAAAACAACTGCCCACATACTGCCCCCGGCTCAGGTGAGGGTGTATATACATGTATTTACACCGCCACCCAGAAGGACTAGTATGACGGGAAATCGGTGAGGTCCGCCATGGACAAGAACGATACAAGCAACAGGCTCGTTAGCCGCGTCTTCAAATCCGGCAACAGCCAAGCGGTACGTATCCCGGCTGAGCTGGCTTTCGCGAGCAACGACATGGAAGTGACCGTCACCCGCCGTGGTGACGAACTCGTCATTGCGCCGAGGCGGCCAAGCGTCGAAGAAATGTTCGCCAAGCTGCGGGCTTTACCCGAGGACTCAAAGTTCGGGCCGATCGAGCGGACTCTAACGCGCGAAACCGAATGGGATCGCTAGGGTGGCGTATCTGCTCGATACCAACGTTCTCATCGATATCGGCGATATGAATGAACCGGTAGCGGCGCGATTTGCCCGGCATGCGGGGCAAT encodes:
- a CDS encoding glycoside hydrolase, encoding MKQVTMRVGSAVLIGACLAIPAPAAPLQLQAGSNTYTIDPASLEIRATAPSPLQIMPPLHAPESVTVTAEGQGWRWSDVEGREFHVSAEGTGLHLIISGKPGTSLSWAMPQVASGTWSIPDGEGMAYQVNDPFWQNVYHRRRCLGGTTLLSFPAWSHISETHALTYALDDGFQSKLCLQNKDGLQAELVHDFADGAETIDLHVDIGKPNPLAPALFYRRLLKEHGQFKSFADKAVTNLPRLFGAPHAYVWGDGRDLAFLDDLKKLGIERIVLSYDQDPHSDKHLVGPAYLKKAYTEGYLAGPYDAFENGQPAKTADSPAAIWPDDLYPSGCLHDAQGKLVPGFANRGCEMSSEAIAQRTPFVPAERYRDHRAEGASQVFIDVDAFGDFYNDFTPGHLMTKAKDRAHRLARLDLALSRFDLLQGSENVTAWSAPVAHYSHGTAQAHVMAIWEKPKANRFGGYWPPERQAIYFAPYTPTPDEVRLLFGAADRLPLFEAAFHDSVVALDRWEFGLMKMRGLERQRFARALLYGTPTIWNLDRRELARVGTWLKAAQDDFRSIHGTDVPVALTGFAWLTPDQSVQQTKFADGRSITANFGSESWNDLGPDCVRVVRPNKQPSDVCPPADPAPFKQ
- a CDS encoding antitoxin — its product is MDKNDTSNRLVSRVFKSGNSQAVRIPAELAFASNDMEVTVTRRGDELVIAPRRPSVEEMFAKLRALPEDSKFGPIERTLTRETEWDR